From Deltaproteobacteria bacterium, the proteins below share one genomic window:
- a CDS encoding putative toxin-antitoxin system toxin component, PIN family, which yields MQNIVVDTGVLISAFAFDGIPEKVVKFVFTRHNLFVSPQILLEYRSVPVLLHRRKKINKPQLQSLIVGIASFVKPAIIVKAKKSIMLCRDPKDDIYLELCYAAKVDYLITGDKDLLAISEDQLNKLLPSLTIITPRNYFIKFIK from the coding sequence ATGCAAAACATAGTCGTTGATACCGGCGTACTAATTTCAGCCTTTGCTTTTGATGGGATCCCTGAAAAGGTTGTCAAATTTGTATTTACTCGTCACAACCTTTTTGTTTCGCCACAAATTTTATTGGAATATCGTTCAGTTCCGGTGTTGTTGCATCGACGTAAAAAAATCAACAAACCTCAGTTGCAATCTCTTATTGTAGGTATAGCATCTTTTGTAAAACCAGCAATTATTGTTAAAGCAAAAAAATCTATTATGCTTTGTCGCGATCCCAAAGACGATATTTATCTGGAATTATGTTACGCTGCCAAAGTTGACTATTTAATAACCGGTGATAAAGATTTACTCGCAATATCCGAAGATCAGTTAAATAAATTATTGCCAAGCCTAACAATTATTACTCCTAGAAATTATTTTATTAAATTCATCAAGTAA
- a CDS encoding helix-turn-helix transcriptional regulator codes for MTTKIKKSQARDFLEKLTGGALTFGRRLTAIRLGEEESQIVFAKRLKISPQHLCNIEKGLKIVSPERAAKFAKILGYSEKQFVRLALQDQLNKQGLDHLAVNVQAA; via the coding sequence ATGACTACTAAAATTAAAAAAAGCCAAGCGAGGGATTTTTTAGAAAAATTAACGGGTGGAGCTTTAACCTTTGGTCGACGTCTTACGGCCATTCGTCTTGGTGAGGAGGAATCTCAAATTGTTTTTGCAAAACGGCTAAAAATTTCCCCCCAGCATTTGTGTAACATCGAAAAAGGGTTGAAGATCGTTAGCCCCGAACGGGCTGCCAAATTTGCAAAAATTCTTGGTTATTCCGAAAAACAATTTGTACGATTAGCCTTGCAAGATCAATTAAACAAACAAGGGCTTGACCATCTAGCCGTTAATGTTCAGGCTGCTTAA
- a CDS encoding Fic family protein, whose translation MSGNPTGKKVRCPQGYDAFLPNPLPPNIEWTQTLIEALSEADRSIGRLAGEGGHLPNPHLLIRPFIRREAVLSSRIEGTQATLGEILAAEAEAHVNRSPADLREVANYVVALEYGVKRLKDLPLSLRLIREIHEKLMKGVRGETSTPGEFRHSQNWIGRPGCLLNEARYVPPPPSELMNCLGEFEKFLHGPFKPPLIQVALAHYQFEAIHPFLDGNGRVGRLLITLFLVEHKILPSPLLYLSAYFESTRDQYYAHLRAITEEGNWQRWLEYFLQGVAHQAEDAISRSERINKKLVQWRKLVAGASTKTPMLVIDLLAANPFLTVKKVAKELGIAFTTAQRAIEKLEKISIIKEVTQAKRDRTYCAKVILDILDEPAQHLRQ comes from the coding sequence ATGTCAGGAAATCCAACCGGTAAAAAAGTTCGATGTCCGCAAGGATATGACGCATTTCTTCCAAATCCACTACCACCGAACATTGAATGGACCCAAACCCTCATTGAGGCACTTTCGGAAGCAGATCGCTCTATCGGCCGCTTGGCAGGCGAAGGTGGGCATTTGCCAAATCCTCACCTGCTGATTCGACCCTTTATCCGACGCGAGGCGGTGCTTTCCAGCCGTATCGAGGGCACACAGGCAACTCTAGGCGAGATTTTGGCAGCAGAGGCCGAGGCTCATGTGAATCGATCTCCAGCAGATCTCCGCGAAGTTGCAAATTATGTCGTAGCCCTCGAGTATGGAGTTAAACGTCTGAAGGACCTTCCGCTTTCCTTACGACTGATCCGGGAAATTCATGAAAAACTCATGAAAGGTGTTCGTGGAGAAACATCCACACCGGGGGAGTTTCGCCATTCTCAAAATTGGATCGGTAGACCGGGATGCCTCCTCAACGAAGCGCGTTATGTACCACCACCCCCATCGGAATTAATGAACTGCCTGGGTGAATTTGAAAAGTTTTTACATGGACCATTTAAGCCCCCACTCATTCAGGTTGCCTTAGCACATTACCAGTTCGAAGCAATCCACCCCTTTTTGGATGGCAATGGCCGTGTGGGTCGTCTGTTAATCACTTTATTCCTTGTTGAACACAAGATTCTTCCCTCGCCGCTTTTGTACTTGAGTGCGTATTTTGAATCGACCCGTGACCAGTACTACGCTCATTTGCGCGCTATCACCGAAGAAGGAAATTGGCAGAGATGGTTAGAATATTTTCTCCAAGGGGTGGCCCATCAAGCCGAAGATGCAATCAGCCGATCCGAACGGATCAACAAAAAATTGGTGCAGTGGCGAAAACTTGTGGCCGGGGCCTCAACCAAAACACCGATGTTGGTCATTGATCTTTTGGCCGCTAACCCCTTTCTGACGGTGAAGAAAGTGGCTAAAGAACTGGGCATTGCCTTCACGACAGCACAGCGAGCCATCGAAAAACTCGAAAAAATATCGATTATCAAAGAGGTGACGCAAGCCAAACGGGATCGTACCTATTGCGCCAAAGTGATCCTGGATATTCTAGATGAACCAGCTCAGCATCTAAGGCAATAA
- a CDS encoding DNA recombination protein RmuC, whose translation MFYISIGLAVGLAVASVVLVVFLFYRRQHQQNQNQQNAFLLFQQQLEGMRDQVTRSLENVTGQVATRIDKHNELLAQTHDNLGQRLDNAAKVVGQVQGKLGQLEEASQKIFEVGKDIGSLKEILQAPKLRGNLGEFFLGELLGQIFTKDQYELQYRFKSGESVDAIIKLSGWFVPVDSKFPLECFMRYLEEQHEPQKRNLKKLFVTEVKKQIDKIAEKYILPAEGTSEFALMYIPAENVYYEIIVKDELSEGKLYHYAMKKKVIPVSPNNLYIYLHTILLGLKGLTVERRAKEIMASINSLKNEFGKVAEAARKLGGHLNNARSAHEEMGDRMNHLGNKMDRLQASDPEKKEETVLTTEEEPLMLN comes from the coding sequence ATGTTTTATATCAGTATTGGATTGGCAGTGGGCTTAGCCGTGGCCAGCGTTGTGCTGGTGGTCTTTTTATTCTATCGCCGTCAGCACCAGCAGAACCAGAACCAGCAAAACGCTTTTTTGCTCTTTCAACAACAACTCGAGGGCATGCGCGATCAAGTGACCCGAAGTCTCGAAAACGTGACCGGCCAGGTGGCCACGCGTATTGATAAACACAATGAATTGCTGGCTCAAACCCATGATAATCTGGGCCAGCGGCTAGATAATGCGGCTAAAGTAGTAGGGCAGGTGCAGGGTAAGCTGGGGCAATTAGAAGAGGCGAGTCAAAAAATTTTCGAAGTGGGGAAAGACATTGGTTCGTTAAAAGAAATTTTGCAGGCGCCCAAATTGCGGGGGAATTTGGGGGAATTTTTTTTAGGGGAACTCTTGGGGCAAATTTTTACCAAAGATCAATACGAGTTGCAGTATCGATTTAAATCTGGTGAATCGGTAGATGCAATTATCAAGCTGTCGGGTTGGTTTGTGCCGGTAGATTCTAAATTTCCTTTGGAATGTTTTATGCGTTATTTAGAAGAACAGCATGAACCCCAAAAACGTAACCTCAAAAAATTATTCGTAACCGAAGTTAAAAAACAAATCGATAAAATTGCCGAAAAATATATTTTGCCTGCCGAAGGCACCAGTGAGTTTGCCCTAATGTATATCCCCGCTGAAAATGTTTATTACGAAATTATTGTCAAAGATGAATTAAGTGAGGGAAAACTTTATCATTACGCCATGAAGAAAAAGGTCATTCCAGTTTCGCCAAACAACCTTTACATTTACTTGCATACTATATTATTGGGTCTAAAAGGCCTTACGGTGGAACGGCGGGCAAAAGAAATCATGGCCTCCATCAATTCGCTGAAAAATGAATTTGGCAAAGTGGCAGAAGCGGCTCGTAAATTGGGTGGCCATTTAAATAATGCGCGGTCGGCCCATGAAGAAATGGGTGACCGGATGAATCATTTGGGTAATAAGATGGATCGTTTGCAAGCCTCCGACCCTGAGAAAAAAGAAGAGACGGTTTTAACAACGGAAGAAGAGCCACTAATGTTGAATTGA
- a CDS encoding putative addiction module antidote protein gives MKKVKNFRQYHLEKLKTLKAARVYLEVALEEFEKDHDKDTFLQAIRDVAEAQGGLSLLAKRAGLNRQNLYKALSARGNPQFDTIGAILQALGFRLSVELLSRKAA, from the coding sequence ATGAAAAAAGTTAAAAATTTTCGGCAATATCATCTGGAAAAACTTAAAACTTTGAAAGCTGCAAGGGTATATTTAGAGGTTGCTTTAGAAGAATTTGAAAAAGATCATGATAAAGACACCTTCTTGCAAGCCATCCGAGATGTTGCCGAGGCACAAGGGGGCCTTTCGTTACTTGCCAAACGTGCTGGGCTCAATCGTCAAAACCTTTATAAAGCTTTATCAGCAAGGGGAAACCCTCAATTTGACACTATTGGGGCGATTTTGCAGGCGTTAGGGTTTAGGCTTTCAGTGGAATTGCTTTCTAGAAAAGCCGCCTAA
- a CDS encoding nicotinate-nicotinamide nucleotide adenylyltransferase yields the protein MTHKPTPVAIFGGTFDPPHLGHSRFVDYLLTQEGFSEVWIIPVYHHPYQKKSAAFVDRVAMCRLNFSQKGARVLEVEKDLTGYTIDLITHLKRQFPENHFAFVAGEDLQPDVPNWKDSAELLKLIPFKFYPRSHEWFGEDSSTVIRENIAQGKSVKEYLLPAVEEYIKKNKLY from the coding sequence ATGACCCATAAACCAACCCCTGTTGCCATTTTTGGCGGGACTTTTGACCCCCCACACTTGGGCCACAGTCGATTTGTCGACTATCTTTTAACCCAAGAAGGTTTTAGCGAAGTTTGGATCATCCCCGTCTATCACCACCCTTATCAGAAAAAGAGCGCTGCTTTTGTGGATCGTGTTGCAATGTGTCGCTTAAATTTTTCGCAAAAAGGGGCCCGCGTGCTTGAAGTAGAAAAAGATTTAACCGGCTATACCATTGATTTAATTACTCATCTTAAAAGACAATTCCCAGAAAATCATTTTGCCTTTGTCGCAGGAGAAGATTTGCAACCAGATGTCCCCAACTGGAAAGATTCTGCTGAACTCTTAAAGTTAATCCCTTTTAAATTTTACCCTCGCAGTCACGAGTGGTTTGGCGAAGATAGTTCGACCGTCATTCGTGAAAACATTGCCCAAGGAAAATCCGTAAAAGAATATTTGCTGCCAGCAGTAGAAGAATATATTAAGAAGAATAAACTGTACTAG
- a CDS encoding type II toxin-antitoxin system RelE/ParE family toxin gives MPFLDWLELLDFKTEARIRNRLTRLEMGNMGDCKAIGEGIFELRLFFGPGYRVYFGEINSEEVLLLIGGSKNYQKKDIKKAREFWKSYKELMK, from the coding sequence ATGCCGTTTTTAGACTGGTTAGAATTGCTGGATTTCAAAACAGAGGCTCGAATTCGAAATCGATTGACTAGGCTTGAAATGGGAAACATGGGCGATTGCAAAGCTATTGGAGAAGGAATTTTCGAATTACGTTTGTTTTTTGGCCCAGGATACCGGGTTTATTTTGGAGAGATTAACAGTGAGGAAGTCCTACTATTGATAGGTGGGAGTAAAAATTATCAAAAGAAAGATATCAAAAAGGCAAGAGAATTCTGGAAAAGCTATAAGGAATTGATGAAATGA
- a CDS encoding glutathione S-transferase N-terminal domain-containing protein, producing MKVVEIYVTQYCPYCHAAIKLLKSKGLNFTVHDVSDSEKKLALKEKTGWQTVPQIFIDGQMIGGYQELMELDQQGKL from the coding sequence ATGAAGGTAGTTGAAATCTACGTCACACAATATTGCCCCTACTGCCACGCCGCCATCAAGTTATTAAAATCAAAGGGCCTCAACTTTACCGTTCACGACGTGAGCGACTCAGAAAAAAAGCTTGCTTTGAAAGAAAAGACCGGCTGGCAAACCGTGCCCCAAATTTTTATTGATGGTCAAATGATTGGCGGGTATCAGGAGTTGATGGAACTTGACCAACAAGGGAAACTTTAG
- a CDS encoding kinase/pyrophosphorylase: MSNNTYYIYAISDATGEMAMNVAFAALRQFKVENVSIVRRPKITDRNKIVSVLTEAKKKHAIVVHTFVGHELREIFHEEADKIGILGVDIMGPMIDTLTSFLHSTPSEEPGLKYKLTKEYFRRQEAVEFAVKHDDGLGMDTLAQADIILLGISRTSKTPLSIYLAHRGHKVANIPIVKDVPLPEEVSKLDSKKIFGLVVNPEKLVELREARLVKMGRPLTEEYAKIEKVLDELDYGRKLFRQLGVTTVDVTAKSIEEIATEILIMMGW; this comes from the coding sequence ATGTCAAACAACACTTATTATATTTATGCAATTTCTGATGCGACTGGCGAAATGGCGATGAATGTTGCCTTTGCGGCCTTACGGCAATTTAAGGTTGAAAATGTCAGCATTGTGCGCAGGCCCAAGATTACCGATCGCAATAAGATTGTTTCGGTACTAACCGAGGCCAAGAAAAAGCATGCCATTGTGGTGCACACCTTTGTGGGTCATGAACTGCGAGAAATTTTTCATGAAGAAGCCGACAAGATTGGCATTTTGGGCGTTGATATCATGGGCCCAATGATTGATACCCTGACTAGCTTTTTGCATAGCACGCCCAGTGAAGAACCCGGTTTAAAATATAAACTCACCAAAGAATATTTTCGTAGGCAAGAGGCCGTTGAGTTTGCGGTGAAGCACGATGATGGTTTGGGTATGGATACCTTAGCGCAAGCCGATATTATTTTATTAGGCATCAGCCGCACTTCAAAAACGCCTTTGAGTATTTATTTGGCGCATCGTGGGCATAAGGTGGCGAATATTCCCATCGTTAAAGATGTGCCATTGCCCGAAGAGGTGAGTAAACTTGACTCTAAAAAGATTTTTGGTTTGGTGGTCAACCCTGAAAAACTAGTAGAACTGCGCGAAGCGCGGTTGGTTAAAATGGGGCGCCCCTTGACCGAAGAATATGCAAAAATCGAGAAGGTCTTGGATGAATTAGACTATGGTCGCAAACTGTTTCGGCAATTGGGTGTTACCACGGTCGATGTAACCGCAAAATCGATTGAAGAAATTGCCACTGAGATTCTGATCATGATGGGGTGGTGA
- a CDS encoding NAD(+)/NADH kinase translates to MNIQKILIVSNKPVYQQYVLERKESHYQKLVENSHPCTHAWMNSYRQHHETLEYLEHLLTLLGLDYQKIWRNDVTQLADQMNQYDLVLTVGGDGTFLQTSQFLRKAILMGVNSSLRESTGALCIAHIKNIHSLLLDLLADKIKPKLLPRLRIYVNGTMLPYLCLNEALFSNANPAGTTRYVIKLGKKMEPQKSSGIWIATGTGSTAAIKSAGAKPFPRTDRRLKYWVREPFLDNDVRHKLLQGWLKPNQRLILFPKMERGLISLDGTHFAAQVAYGDKLEIQGGVEPLQAITTNP, encoded by the coding sequence ATGAACATTCAAAAAATCCTCATCGTTTCAAACAAACCCGTCTACCAACAATACGTCTTAGAAAGAAAAGAATCTCACTACCAAAAATTAGTTGAAAACAGCCACCCTTGCACCCATGCTTGGATGAATTCTTATCGCCAACACCACGAAACCCTGGAATATCTTGAGCACCTGTTAACTCTTTTAGGTTTAGATTATCAAAAAATTTGGCGTAACGATGTAACCCAATTAGCCGACCAAATGAATCAATACGACTTAGTGCTCACGGTGGGTGGAGATGGCACTTTTTTACAAACCAGCCAATTTTTACGAAAGGCCATATTGATGGGCGTAAATTCTTCGCTGAGAGAATCCACCGGCGCTCTTTGTATTGCCCATATTAAAAATATCCACTCCCTTTTACTTGATCTTTTGGCTGATAAAATAAAACCCAAATTGCTACCCCGCTTAAGAATTTATGTGAATGGAACCATGCTGCCCTATTTATGCCTCAACGAAGCCCTGTTTTCTAATGCCAACCCGGCAGGCACCACCCGTTATGTCATTAAATTAGGAAAAAAGATGGAGCCCCAAAAAAGCTCCGGTATTTGGATCGCAACTGGCACTGGCTCTACGGCTGCCATCAAATCTGCAGGGGCCAAGCCTTTCCCACGTACCGATCGGCGACTAAAATACTGGGTACGCGAACCATTTTTAGATAATGATGTTCGCCATAAACTTTTGCAGGGGTGGTTAAAACCCAACCAGCGGCTTATTTTATTTCCAAAAATGGAACGCGGTTTGATTTCACTTGATGGCACCCACTTTGCAGCGCAGGTGGCTTATGGAGATAAGCTTGAAATTCAAGGTGGGGTTGAACCTTTGCAGGCAATTACCACCAACCCGTAG
- a CDS encoding Fic family protein: MSQAKELSQEGVLKATDLGRKIKSRLSAAGCLIEILKGWYLLTSPGGRGGSTAWFGGFWPFIKYYLSDRFGKTGYCLSAESSLNLYAGESIIANQITVITQKNSNQTIQLPHNTSLFLYADSKNFPSVIEQIQGVNVMPLALALCRLSPAYYSNKPLNVEIALRLLPSMTEVSRLLLDTQAVTSANRLVGVLQTLGELNKSKQIAEDMASVGLVLKSSNPFSAYEPFIQGPQRITSPYAGRIEALCKKMRAPILKFFPEETGLSKKENKALKKIKELYSRDAYHSLSIEGYQVTEDLINKIAQGNWDPNNNPQDKQQKDALAAKGYYEAFQRVTESIQKVFQQQKSAGEIFEDDLQTWYRKLFLPLVQANLLKAASLAGYRNHPVFISNSRHIPPPVNAVVDSMETLFKLLKQEKSAAVRAILGHFIFVYIHPYMDGNGRVARFLMNLMLTSGGYPWTVIRVEKRESYMQALEEASVNENIIPFTKFVASEMKYWTEQGV; this comes from the coding sequence TTGTCTCAAGCAAAAGAGTTGAGCCAAGAAGGGGTGTTGAAAGCCACAGATTTAGGCCGAAAAATTAAAAGCCGCCTCTCTGCTGCAGGATGCTTAATTGAAATTCTGAAGGGTTGGTATTTACTTACAAGCCCCGGAGGAAGAGGGGGTAGCACCGCTTGGTTTGGAGGCTTTTGGCCCTTTATAAAATATTATCTCTCAGACCGTTTTGGCAAAACAGGTTACTGTTTATCCGCGGAGTCTTCCCTAAATCTTTATGCGGGTGAAAGTATCATTGCCAATCAAATCACGGTCATTACTCAAAAGAATAGTAATCAAACCATTCAGCTGCCTCACAACACTTCTCTTTTTCTTTATGCCGACAGTAAGAATTTTCCATCTGTCATCGAACAGATTCAAGGCGTCAATGTCATGCCTCTTGCTTTGGCTTTATGCAGACTTTCTCCTGCTTATTATTCCAATAAACCGCTGAATGTTGAAATTGCCCTTCGCTTACTTCCTTCTATGACGGAAGTTTCCCGGCTTTTATTAGACACACAAGCCGTCACTTCTGCAAATCGTCTTGTAGGAGTTCTTCAAACTCTTGGAGAGTTAAATAAATCAAAACAAATTGCAGAAGACATGGCAAGTGTCGGGCTTGTTCTTAAATCCAGCAATCCTTTTTCAGCCTACGAGCCTTTCATTCAAGGGCCACAGAGAATTACCTCTCCTTACGCAGGACGAATTGAGGCGCTTTGCAAAAAGATGAGAGCACCTATTCTCAAATTTTTTCCTGAAGAAACCGGTTTATCCAAGAAAGAAAATAAGGCTTTAAAGAAGATTAAAGAACTCTACTCTCGGGATGCTTATCATTCCTTGTCGATCGAGGGTTACCAAGTGACAGAAGATTTAATTAATAAAATTGCTCAGGGGAATTGGGATCCTAACAACAACCCACAAGACAAACAACAAAAGGATGCTTTGGCCGCAAAGGGTTATTATGAAGCCTTTCAGAGAGTCACAGAAAGTATCCAAAAAGTCTTTCAGCAACAAAAATCAGCTGGAGAAATTTTTGAGGATGATTTGCAAACATGGTACAGAAAACTTTTCTTACCTCTCGTACAAGCAAATTTGCTCAAGGCTGCTTCTCTCGCTGGCTATAGAAATCACCCTGTTTTTATTTCAAACTCCAGACATATTCCCCCTCCCGTCAACGCCGTTGTCGATTCCATGGAGACCTTGTTTAAACTCCTCAAACAAGAAAAAAGTGCCGCGGTACGCGCTATACTCGGGCATTTTATTTTTGTTTATATCCACCCTTATATGGATGGAAATGGGCGGGTTGCCCGCTTCTTAATGAACCTTATGCTGACCTCGGGAGGGTATCCTTGGACTGTCATTCGAGTAGAAAAAAGAGAGTCTTACATGCAAGCATTGGAAGAAGCTTCTGTGAATGAGAATATTATTCCTTTTACAAAGTTTGTTGCTTCTGAAATGAAATATTGGACAGAACAGGGCGTTTAA